The Candidatus Hinthialibacter antarcticus genome contains a region encoding:
- a CDS encoding prepilin-type N-terminal cleavage/methylation domain-containing protein yields MLSSLRKTPGFTLIELLIVVAIIGILAAIAVPNFLNAQIKAKVARAQSDLRSMATAIEMYTLDNNAPPPSTNPSMTNSDTTYGYMRFNLTTPVAYLSSGLLPDPFVDQWDEETQRNDELYYTYHNLKMLTDHILFPDYMEDFYGTWRALSYGPDKTYANGTYGVRIYDTTNGVLSFGNIIISQKYQTVKDIPAALK; encoded by the coding sequence ATGCTTTCTTCATTGAGAAAAACACCAGGTTTTACCTTGATTGAGTTGCTGATTGTCGTCGCAATTATTGGAATTCTCGCTGCAATTGCAGTGCCGAATTTTTTAAACGCGCAGATTAAAGCGAAAGTGGCGCGCGCCCAGTCAGATTTACGCTCGATGGCGACCGCGATTGAGATGTACACTCTCGATAACAATGCGCCGCCGCCCAGCACCAACCCAAGCATGACCAACAGCGACACCACCTATGGGTACATGCGTTTTAATCTTACTACGCCGGTGGCGTATTTATCGTCGGGATTGCTGCCCGACCCGTTCGTCGACCAGTGGGATGAAGAAACCCAACGTAACGACGAACTCTATTATACCTATCACAATTTGAAGATGCTGACCGATCACATTTTGTTTCCTGATTATATGGAAGATTTCTATGGGACTTGGCGGGCGTTGTCGTACGGGCCCGACAAAACTTACGCAAATGGGACCTACGGCGTCCGCATTTATGACACCACAAACGGAGTTCTTAGTTTTGGCAACATCATCATTTCACAAAAATATCAGACAGTGAAAGATATCCCGGCGGCGTTGAAGTAA